A region of the Cannabis sativa cultivar Pink pepper isolate KNU-18-1 chromosome 3, ASM2916894v1, whole genome shotgun sequence genome:
TTTTGAAGAAAGCTTTGAATCTCTCATGCAAATGAaccattttttcttcttttccaaAAAGGAAAGATCTTTGGAGGTGAAGTAGTTGTATAATGAGTATTAGGGAGAAGAGAAGTCTGTATGTAATTATGTATATGTGTGGCTCACATAATTATGACTAAATAAACGGTCATCTTCAATGGGTACGAGATCAAACTAATTTAACTAATCAATCAAGTAAGTAAtaaattttgtataattttcCTTTCCCATTCAAAACCTTTGAaataaacttttgaaaagtAATAAGATTGTTTGATAAGCTTTCAACTGATTGAAAAGTTCGGTTTTGGTTTTTTAAGTTTTGAAGGTTCTCTTTTTGTCACccgaaataaaataataataaaataaagaaaaatttatatttcTGCTCACTGAACTTTTTGTAGATAGTATTATTATTTTGCAACTTAAAATGTGAATCAATAtgctaataaaatattttataattaattagggcttacttatattatttattaaattaaaatgtacATGATATGGAAATGCACTAttaacaatatattatttttttgttgtacttGACATTTAAAGTGAacattagcatttttttttacaatatcaAGTTGTGtcctttatttataatatacgatttattaataataatcctcaaaatataatttttttaatagggtaaattgcggcataaatatttaatgtttcagattttatacgCTTATAGAcattatctttatttttggagacaaaaatacctaatattacaattctcttacactgTTACTACCACTTatgttaactcataaatatagacacgtagagggttcagatgcattatatttattttttttttattttaaaacttaatatttttaatatcagaaactaaatactacttgtttaaaaaaaatcagttctcataacaattttcacatgatATTAGCACTTCAATTCGATAATCATGTTCCGTATACTGCACTAGTTCACTCAGCTATGGTAATTTGGTGTTgcatctctcttatttttttttttttttgaaacaagtagtatttagtttttgatattaagaatattaaattttaaaataaaataaataaatataatgcaTTTGGACCCTCcacgtgtccatatttatgagtttACGGAAGTGGTAGTAACCGTGTAAGATAATTGTAACATTGGGTATTTTTacctccaaaaataaaaataaggtatttaagtgtatagaatttaaaatattaagtatttatgtcgcAATTTATCTTTTACAATAATATAGTCCTTTCATTATattctatttaattttattgtgaaaAAAGTAGTGCTGTGAATTAAATAGGTACAAGAATAACGAAGGGATAGAATTACgatactttttatatatattttttttaaaatattttattctattgTTCATTAACATAAAAATAGTAAAGAAGTATTTAATTTCAATCTATTTAACAACTAATTTTTATCACAAAAGAATCAccttaatataaaaatttttgAGAGAAATTATTTACAAACCTTATATCTTAAAAGGTACATAattaaacaacaaaaatactaattatcctaaaataaaatagtaataacACATAAGATTTTCATtgcaataaaattctttaagattttctttttaaaattatacaagaatacttttagtttttatttatttattttttgatggatACAAGAATACTAATGTTGGCGTTATAATAATCAAATTGAAAGGTGTGGATGATAATTGATAAGTACATGTGAGTATCAAAAAAGTAGGTTCTTATTATAAATCTCCTCCTTTAATTTATTCTCTATTTCAGTTTTTATCATATCAAAGCACAAATTGTTTTCATATAAGTCTTACTAAAAAAACCTATAAAAGATAAAATGTATTGTGATATGTCACATCATTTCAGTGGTGTACACTCTTCTCTCTCAtatttgatttaattcaaaatcgttctattttataaaataaaaaataaaaaatgcataTTTGGTTTAGATTAAGTATAATAATATTATCAACCCTATCAAAATGTCGATATGTCCGAGTGGTTAAGGAGACAGACTTGAAATCTGTTGGGCTTCGCCCGCGCAGGTTCGAACCCTGCTGTCGACGTTTTCCTCTGACCAATTAtagttttttccttttttaaaaaataataataaatgattaatgATATTTGTCATACAAAAAGTTCAGTCATGTAGAACAAGGAAAAAAGGTTGAGCACAATTTTAGAGTGAAAAGATAGAATAGCAAATGCCATGAgagtaaaataattattttgatattaaaaatttaatttgtaaaaatatattaaaaactaaattttacaagaacaaacttaaatatattttgtttttataaaaaaaaatgtaaatttatttaagtaaacataatattttttaagattaatttataacttttttttaaaatttttttatatttttattgaatttttaattattttttttatttgttaaggtatgagtttataaatataaataagtttgattttttttttaaaaaaatcttagtttagttaaattatttattagattctcaatacttttgatttgattttttaagatacgtgttgataaataaaataaagtttgaaaatattttcttttttttgagtaaaattaatatttttttaattaatttaatatttttatctaatttttattgaatgaatagaatattataattgctttataaaagatataatattataattttcaaaattaattttttttaataaaaataggcAAAATTTTGTATTGGTCAAAGTCGAAAGgggtaaaaatattaatttttaactgtAAAAGAAACGGAACCAATCAGAAAAAACATAATCATGTGAAACTGAATTTGACATCATCTTTAGACTCAAGAactttgatatattttttctgCTGCTAAATTCACATGTTTTTGTTACTTATTTTTACCAGAGATTTTGCCTATCCAAGAccattggctaaagctgtactCCAAGTCATTATGGCATTTGGGTTTTTCTACTATGCTATGGGATGGCCAGGGCAAATCTATGTTGTGACTGTTTTGATAGGACTTGGGTATGGTTCCCACTGGGCAATGTTGCTTGCTGCAGTTTCTGAGCTATTTGGATTGAAGAGTTTTGGGGCCTTGTATAACTTCCTAACACTTTCAAACCCTGCTGGTTCACTAATATTCTTAGAGGCCCGTGCTAGTGGCTTATATGACTATTATGCAGAGAAACAAGCTTCTTTCATGCTCAAAAATCCCATATCAGTAACTACAAAAACTCTTGGAGAAGACAAATCACTCTCACTTGTTTGGGCACCATTTGCTATTCCTTCACTTGTGGTTGTGGCATATGTACCTAATTGTAAAGAAGCTCAAATTCTCTCATTTGAGTTTCAAATTGAAGCTTTACAAGCATATGCATGTACTCCCAGAGCTGAACACAAATCTCCAAACACATCACTGAACCATGTGTAATATTAATGCATTAAAATGGTGTTACTATCACTGAACCATTTTTCCCATGGTTCATAATTAATGGAACAACGGCCATTGGTAAAAGCGGTTAAGACTTGTGACAGCTGGGAAAACCCGTTCTTCTTCTTCctaaatacataaatatatatatatatatatattatatatactttagaaaaaaaaaattatatatttggttTATGCTTATCATCTTAcaagtttttattttcattctatcAAACACTGAAACACGTTTAAATTTAATACAACATTTCCAAGGTCTGTATGTTTATATGTCGACAAATAATCAAacaaaaatctaaattttattatattataccaAATCAAATCAATATATTTATCAAAAATCAAAACATTACAGTTAAAATTTTCCACTAGTTTTGATCTCAAATGCTTCATTTTCATGACAGATTGAAGGGTTTTCTGGACAACAGATGGCTTGTTTTCGTTTGTTCAATGTGGATTCAGTCCTGTGGCGGAGCTGGGTACTTGTTTGGGAGCATCTCACCTGTGATAAAGAGCAAAATGGGTTACAACCAAAAGCAAGTAGCTATATTGGCTGTGGCTAAGGATTTGGGTGCTTGTCTAGGGTTTGTGGCTGGGAGCTTGAGTGAGATTTTTCCCACTTGGGTGCTTTTGCTTCTTGGTGCTCTCCAGAATTTTGTTGGGTATGGCTTGCTTTGGCTTATTGTCACTCAGAGATTGCCCAATTTGCCTTTGTGGGTGGTAAGTATTATTCAGT
Encoded here:
- the LOC115710379 gene encoding uncharacterized protein LOC115710379, whose product is MFLLLIFTRDFAYPRPLAKAVLQVIMAFGFFYYAMGWPGQIYVVTVLIGLGYGSHWAMLLAAVSELFGLKSFGALYNFLTLSNPAGSLIFLEARASGLYDYYAEKQASFMLKNPISVTTKTLGEDKSLSLVWAPFAIPSLVVVAYVPNCKEAQILSFEFQIEALQAYACTPRAEHKSPNTSLNHV